One Proteinivorax tanatarense DNA segment encodes these proteins:
- a CDS encoding TraB/GumN family protein, producing the protein MLTLEIALFVLGSLNIISKMVVSKGKEEENVRTREENMRKNFLSVLVMCVLVLVLTACGDDGSKGIFYEVEGGENQVYLFGSVHMGNQAMYPLDSNVEDAFDQSDVLAMELDMVNVSEFELASKINELAVFNDGRSMTDIVPKDTFLRLHEVVAPFGITQEVLNQFQPWYGTMLLSEVIAQQSNVSVEYGVETYFMEQAEDMEVIGLETVESQLSPFNLLSDESQAIYLEKSLDELDESEDELDELIRYWKEGDVEAFAQIRHEMMSDYFTDSHKEYQTAFLDGRDEKMAGEIADLLESESGNTYFVVVGSLHLAGENSIVEQLIEKGYTVEIAN; encoded by the coding sequence ATGTTAACGTTGGAAATAGCACTCTTTGTCTTAGGTAGCTTGAACATCATATCAAAGATGGTTGTTTCCAAAGGTAAAGAAGAGGAAAATGTTAGGACTAGGGAGGAAAATATGAGAAAAAATTTTTTAAGTGTTTTAGTTATGTGTGTGTTGGTTTTGGTCTTGACAGCATGTGGAGATGATGGATCAAAAGGAATTTTTTATGAAGTTGAAGGAGGAGAAAATCAAGTATATTTATTTGGTTCAGTACATATGGGGAATCAAGCAATGTATCCATTAGATAGCAACGTTGAAGATGCTTTTGACCAATCTGATGTTTTAGCTATGGAACTAGATATGGTAAATGTTTCTGAGTTTGAACTTGCATCAAAAATAAATGAGCTAGCGGTTTTTAATGATGGAAGGTCGATGACAGATATTGTACCTAAGGACACTTTCTTAAGATTACATGAGGTAGTGGCTCCTTTTGGGATAACTCAAGAAGTGTTAAATCAATTTCAACCGTGGTATGGCACTATGCTGTTATCAGAAGTTATAGCACAGCAATCTAATGTTTCGGTAGAATATGGTGTGGAAACCTATTTTATGGAACAAGCAGAGGATATGGAAGTGATCGGACTCGAAACTGTAGAGAGCCAACTATCGCCGTTTAACTTGCTTTCTGATGAATCACAAGCGATTTATTTGGAAAAATCTTTAGATGAGTTGGATGAATCGGAAGATGAGCTGGATGAGTTAATTAGATATTGGAAAGAAGGGGATGTAGAGGCATTTGCTCAAATAAGACATGAGATGATGTCAGATTATTTTACTGATTCACACAAAGAGTATCAAACTGCCTTTTTAGATGGTAGGGATGAAAAAATGGCTGGTGAAATCGCAGATTTATTGGAAAGTGAAAGTGGAAATACTTATTTTGTTGTGGTGGGCTCCTTACATTTAGCCGGGGAAAATAGTATTGTAGAGCAGCTTATAGAGAAAGGATATACAGTGGAAATAGCCAATTAG
- a CDS encoding YdbC family protein, with protein sequence MSNFKYDIVEQIGQLSQSPKGWTKELNLVSWNGRDPKYDLRDWGPEHEKMGKGITLTKDELIKLRDILNSMDF encoded by the coding sequence GTGTCAAATTTTAAGTATGATATAGTTGAGCAAATTGGACAGCTTTCTCAATCACCTAAAGGGTGGACAAAGGAATTAAATTTAGTAAGTTGGAATGGTAGGGATCCAAAATATGACTTGCGGGACTGGGGGCCAGAGCATGAAAAAATGGGAAAGGGTATTACGTTGACTAAAGACGAACTTATAAAACTTCGGGATATTTTAAATAGTATGGACTTCTAG
- a CDS encoding MMPL family transporter: protein MNKDIIRLYGLLAIWIIASIFLGYLSPDIDILVRKHGQLEVPEGFPTEFAKDLVEQDEGFSGEEILILYEDNEKTIINHEDKIKETLNNLQKDPGDIKIHNIITPFDGEHQRNLLVDDTKTHLIAVLELDMTTAEISFIRDELQKKTTVDGLEHYITGASIIEDDVLSTTEERLGAIEYLTVALVYIVLLAVFRSPIAPLVPLITLGSSYYLSISIVALLIDYFNFPVSNFSQVFVLTVTFAIGTDYVILLMKRYQEELAVGKDNYDTVKRTFRFTQGAVLSSALTGFVGFLAIGLANFNLYQSGVGVAVAVIVLIIAIWVWVPFIMNLFGKMIFWPTKIDKNSKNNKLWGSLGQFSTSKPALAFLLLLVIIIPLLLTFDNQRSFHSLDEIDDDYGSVKAFRKIEESYGEGDFFYHTVTIEAKDPSWDHSQRASYMEKLADNLLKIEDVEEVRTVTRPEGIKIEELRISSHAKKASDELDEVLEGVEEIQNALKQMSTELDKTITDLQHGKGDLIELIDGTESSRQGAINLHEGISETNQGVEEIKWQVSSTYNDLQTYYQIVNNIHDELLQLTDNNSLVFTPLLTLFEEVLNDIEMLTYSLVEVSQGLDQLEAGSLELSHGLDEIHQGQTILLNQYEELIAGLEEFLTAAREIEDGVAELADGMEEMQSLLFELSNQNQNVLDGFFIPDEIYQEQFQEAWDNYGTPNNNVAFLQVVSDTNPYGSRAMEIVNEIEEVTTFTLKNTPYEDVRYAVDGLPSQNRDLKRVSRDDFYRTSVYMLSGIFIVLSILFKSFIMPIYVMISLGIAYIASQSIVEFIFIDFLGYPGIMWSVPFFAFVMLMSMGVDYSIFLMARFNEEMKQYNDYSIHSIKSAMITAMKKVGGAVFSAAIILGSSFAAMMLSGVLSLLQIGTWVIVGLTFYVLILLPIFIPAVSLYLKGYNWWPFNVISWNSKTGTLTVNSKDTDNSNISIFIEGAVYNPGEYNIKDDIPLNELVEKAGGLTLKADPSQLKIEEMQGAKILNVPEKKSDFKKTEIKLKKKNRKRRFRYHYNKKQ from the coding sequence GTGAACAAAGACATCATAAGACTTTACGGCTTATTAGCTATTTGGATAATTGCATCTATTTTTTTAGGCTACCTTTCCCCTGACATAGACATCCTTGTTAGAAAGCACGGACAATTAGAGGTACCGGAAGGCTTTCCAACAGAGTTTGCAAAAGATCTAGTTGAACAAGATGAAGGCTTTTCTGGAGAAGAAATTCTGATACTTTACGAAGATAACGAAAAAACCATCATCAACCATGAGGATAAAATCAAGGAAACTCTAAATAATCTCCAAAAAGACCCTGGTGACATAAAAATCCATAACATAATAACTCCCTTTGATGGTGAGCATCAAAGAAATCTTTTGGTAGACGATACTAAAACCCATTTAATAGCTGTGCTGGAATTGGATATGACTACCGCTGAAATATCCTTTATACGTGATGAGTTGCAAAAAAAGACAACTGTAGATGGATTAGAGCATTACATAACTGGAGCCTCTATCATTGAAGACGATGTTTTAAGCACCACTGAGGAAAGGTTAGGAGCGATAGAATACTTGACAGTAGCTTTAGTATACATTGTACTGCTAGCTGTTTTCCGTTCGCCAATTGCTCCACTGGTACCCTTAATAACATTAGGTTCTTCTTATTATTTAAGCATATCTATTGTTGCGCTGTTAATAGATTATTTTAATTTTCCAGTCTCAAATTTTTCGCAAGTATTTGTTCTCACCGTCACCTTTGCCATAGGCACAGATTATGTAATTTTATTGATGAAACGCTACCAAGAAGAACTAGCTGTAGGTAAAGATAATTACGATACAGTTAAACGTACATTTAGGTTTACACAAGGAGCTGTACTTTCCAGTGCTTTAACTGGTTTTGTTGGTTTTTTAGCTATCGGACTTGCCAATTTCAACCTTTACCAGTCAGGTGTCGGGGTTGCTGTAGCTGTAATAGTGCTAATTATTGCTATCTGGGTTTGGGTTCCTTTTATCATGAATCTATTTGGTAAAATGATTTTTTGGCCTACAAAAATTGATAAAAACTCAAAAAATAATAAGCTTTGGGGAAGTTTAGGTCAGTTCTCCACCTCTAAACCTGCTTTAGCCTTCCTTCTTCTACTTGTTATAATAATCCCTTTACTTTTAACATTCGACAATCAGCGTTCTTTCCATTCTTTAGATGAAATTGATGATGATTACGGTTCAGTAAAAGCCTTTAGAAAAATTGAAGAAAGCTACGGTGAAGGTGACTTTTTTTATCATACAGTTACAATAGAGGCAAAAGATCCTTCGTGGGATCATTCACAACGAGCCTCTTATATGGAAAAGTTAGCTGATAATCTCTTAAAAATAGAGGATGTTGAAGAAGTTAGAACAGTAACTAGGCCAGAAGGAATAAAAATCGAAGAACTAAGAATCTCTTCACACGCTAAAAAAGCATCCGATGAGCTTGATGAGGTTTTAGAAGGTGTAGAGGAAATCCAAAATGCTCTAAAACAAATGTCCACTGAATTAGATAAAACTATAACTGATTTACAACACGGCAAAGGTGATTTAATAGAGCTAATTGATGGAACTGAAAGTTCTCGGCAAGGAGCTATAAATTTACATGAAGGTATCAGCGAAACAAACCAAGGTGTGGAAGAAATAAAATGGCAAGTTTCTTCCACATATAACGATTTGCAAACATACTACCAGATAGTTAACAATATTCATGATGAACTTTTACAGCTAACCGACAATAATAGTTTGGTATTCACACCATTGTTAACTCTTTTTGAAGAAGTACTTAATGACATAGAAATGTTAACTTACAGTTTAGTTGAAGTATCGCAAGGTTTAGACCAATTAGAAGCTGGCTCTTTAGAGTTAAGCCACGGTTTAGATGAAATTCATCAAGGGCAAACAATTTTGCTTAACCAATATGAAGAGTTAATAGCTGGGTTAGAAGAGTTTTTAACAGCTGCTAGGGAAATAGAAGATGGTGTTGCAGAGTTAGCAGATGGCATGGAAGAAATGCAAAGCCTTTTGTTTGAACTCTCAAACCAAAACCAGAATGTTTTAGATGGATTCTTTATTCCCGATGAAATCTATCAAGAACAATTTCAAGAGGCATGGGATAACTACGGCACCCCAAACAACAACGTTGCTTTTTTACAAGTAGTAAGCGATACAAACCCCTATGGCAGCAGAGCCATGGAAATTGTAAATGAGATTGAAGAAGTTACTACATTTACTTTAAAAAATACTCCTTACGAAGATGTCCGATATGCCGTTGATGGATTACCTAGCCAAAACAGGGACTTGAAAAGAGTCTCCAGAGATGATTTTTATAGAACCTCTGTATATATGTTATCAGGAATATTCATTGTACTTTCTATACTTTTTAAATCCTTTATAATGCCGATTTATGTAATGATTTCGTTAGGGATTGCCTATATAGCCTCCCAATCCATAGTAGAGTTTATTTTTATAGATTTTTTAGGTTACCCTGGCATTATGTGGTCTGTTCCTTTCTTTGCATTTGTGATGTTAATGTCTATGGGAGTTGATTATTCAATATTCTTAATGGCTCGTTTCAATGAAGAAATGAAACAATATAATGATTATAGTATCCACTCTATAAAAAGTGCAATGATTACAGCCATGAAAAAAGTTGGTGGAGCTGTTTTTTCTGCAGCTATTATATTAGGTTCAAGCTTCGCTGCTATGATGCTATCAGGAGTTTTATCACTTTTACAAATTGGAACATGGGTTATTGTAGGGCTGACCTTTTATGTATTAATTCTACTTCCCATATTTATTCCTGCTGTATCGCTCTATCTTAAAGGTTATAATTGGTGGCCTTTTAATGTTATATCATGGAATAGCAAAACTGGAACACTAACTGTAAATAGCAAAGATACAGACAATAGTAACATCAGCATATTTATCGAAGGTGCTGTTTATAATCCTGGGGAATATAATATAAAGGATGATATTCCATTAAATGAACTCGTAGAAAAAGCTGGTGGGTTAACCCTAAAAGCTGATCCTAGCCAGCTAAAAATCGAAGAAATGCAAGGAGCAAAAATTCTTAATGTTCCTGAGAAAAAGTCAGATTTTAAAAAAACAGAAATTAAATTAAAAAAGAAGAATAGAAAAAGAAGGTTTAGATATCATTATAATAAAAAACAATAA
- a CDS encoding YczE/YyaS/YitT family protein, with product MLKNFNKQTLPKMPKLFFGYFLCALGISMMYQARSLGLGPWDVLHTGVMNHTPLSFGQTSQLTGFVLILLSFFLGIYPGIGTVFNMVFVGIFIDVINNSSVLFSPQTFVGKLIMLEMGVWVLSIGIYFYLKSGLGAGPRDGLMLGLVKKLKLPISLIKTSNEVTAVLIGAILGGSVGVGTINCSFDTGICNSNGF from the coding sequence ATGCTAAAAAATTTTAATAAACAAACCTTGCCTAAGATGCCTAAACTATTTTTTGGGTATTTTCTTTGTGCATTAGGGATTTCTATGATGTACCAAGCTCGCAGTTTAGGTCTCGGACCATGGGATGTGCTGCATACTGGGGTTATGAATCATACACCTCTCTCATTTGGGCAAACTTCACAATTGACAGGTTTTGTCTTAATCTTATTAAGCTTTTTTTTAGGAATTTATCCTGGAATTGGCACAGTATTTAATATGGTTTTTGTTGGTATATTTATAGATGTTATAAATAATAGTTCTGTATTGTTTTCCCCGCAAACATTTGTAGGTAAGCTAATCATGTTAGAAATGGGCGTTTGGGTGCTCAGTATAGGGATATATTTTTATCTAAAGTCGGGTTTAGGAGCGGGGCCTAGAGATGGTTTGATGTTAGGGCTAGTTAAAAAGCTTAAGCTACCTATATCACTAATAAAGACATCAAACGAAGTTACAGCAGTTTTAATAGGAGCAATTTTAGGAGGTAGTGTGGGAGTTGGGACTATTAATTGTAGCTTTGACACAGGGATATGCAATTCAAACGGTTTTTAA
- a CDS encoding DUF58 domain-containing protein, whose translation MWKLILIILGLYYVYYKCVAKWENIAFKKFDIKRKSSEVKIFPNEVTDYNLMIVNNKIFPLLWITLRYELPRGFTIIGEEESFQYKHGEVSVHRTLLSLLFFQKVSQKYKIFFKERGYYSLNKITAETSDYFGFKKISKDIDCPMIFVVYPNIYPLEDLIIKDSSYLGENLVKRWIMDDPTFFSGVREYTFNEPIKQIHWKATAKTGDMQVKVNDYTADMSTLYVLDLGYDRLTNNTDRSPLAERLIEVVAAYMHLSEENQYQYGFATNYLVYGNDIKSTFITPNRGNSHLLNCAEILSRLREYANIGIDNLLYQVSSKVSLSTVISISTHSIDDNLFVALKNLKLKGFEIEINTFEEEIENRPNISCLGKVNLVKRGDLDNGR comes from the coding sequence ATGTGGAAGCTAATTTTAATTATTTTAGGATTATATTATGTATATTATAAGTGTGTGGCAAAGTGGGAAAACATTGCTTTTAAAAAGTTTGATATTAAGCGAAAAAGCTCGGAGGTAAAGATTTTTCCCAATGAAGTTACAGATTATAATTTAATGATAGTGAACAATAAAATATTTCCCCTTTTGTGGATTACATTAAGATATGAGCTTCCTCGTGGATTTACTATTATAGGCGAAGAAGAAAGTTTTCAATATAAACACGGTGAGGTTTCGGTTCATAGGACATTGCTTTCCTTACTCTTTTTCCAAAAAGTTAGTCAGAAGTATAAGATATTTTTTAAAGAAAGGGGATATTACAGCCTTAACAAAATTACCGCAGAGACTAGCGACTACTTTGGTTTTAAAAAAATATCTAAAGATATAGATTGTCCTATGATTTTTGTTGTTTATCCTAATATTTACCCTTTAGAAGATTTAATAATAAAGGATAGCTCTTATTTAGGAGAAAACCTAGTGAAGCGTTGGATAATGGATGACCCCACTTTTTTTAGTGGAGTACGAGAATACACATTTAATGAGCCTATAAAACAAATTCATTGGAAAGCTACTGCAAAAACCGGTGATATGCAGGTTAAAGTTAATGATTATACTGCTGATATGTCTACCTTATATGTGCTGGACTTAGGGTATGACAGGTTAACTAACAATACAGATAGAAGCCCTTTGGCAGAACGGCTGATAGAGGTTGTTGCTGCTTATATGCATCTTTCAGAGGAAAATCAGTATCAGTATGGATTCGCTACTAATTATCTGGTTTATGGAAATGACATCAAAAGTACTTTTATTACTCCTAACCGAGGTAATTCCCATCTATTAAACTGCGCTGAGATTTTATCTAGGCTAAGGGAATACGCTAATATAGGGATAGATAATTTGTTATATCAGGTGTCTAGCAAGGTCTCTCTCTCTACTGTTATTTCAATATCAACACATAGCATAGATGATAATTTGTTTGTAGCGCTTAAAAATTTAAAGCTGAAGGGCTTTGAGATAGAAATAAATACCTTTGAAGAGGAAATTGAAAATAGACCCAATATAAGTTGCTTAGGTAAAGTTAACTTAGTTAAAAGGGGTGATTTAGATAATGGGAGATAA
- a CDS encoding AAA family ATPase, with protein sequence MEHIKDKCKEIKTNISKVIVGKEEVIDQLLVSIITSGHVLLEDVPGLGKTLLTKAFAKSIDCDFSRIQFTPDLLPSDVTGINFYNQQQSEFEFKKGPIFNNIVLADEINRATPRTQSSLLESMEEVQVSVDGKTYRLDSPFMIIATENPVEQQGTFPLPEAQMDRFFMKISMGYPDFDEEMEILNRFRKENPIEQLTPVVEKSDILKMQEKYTGVFISEDIKKYIVKIVQHTRKHKLISLGVSPRGSLALFKAVQAYAVINGRDYVLPDDVQKMAMPILGHRVVTAGLNKLKGEDSISVMQNVVQEIQAPVEKQVVSG encoded by the coding sequence ATGGAACATATTAAGGACAAATGTAAAGAGATTAAAACTAATATTTCTAAAGTTATCGTAGGTAAGGAAGAGGTTATTGATCAGTTACTTGTATCGATAATAACTTCGGGGCATGTACTGTTAGAAGATGTGCCTGGGTTAGGTAAAACCTTGCTTACCAAAGCATTTGCAAAGTCCATAGATTGTGATTTTAGTAGAATCCAGTTTACTCCAGATCTTTTGCCTTCCGATGTGACAGGTATTAATTTTTATAATCAACAGCAAAGTGAGTTTGAGTTTAAAAAAGGACCTATCTTTAATAATATAGTATTGGCAGACGAAATAAACAGAGCTACACCACGAACTCAGTCAAGTCTTTTAGAGTCTATGGAAGAGGTGCAAGTATCTGTAGATGGTAAAACTTATAGGTTGGACTCTCCTTTTATGATAATAGCTACCGAAAATCCGGTAGAGCAACAAGGAACTTTTCCTCTTCCAGAAGCTCAGATGGATAGATTTTTTATGAAAATCTCTATGGGATACCCTGATTTTGATGAAGAGATGGAAATTTTAAATCGTTTTAGAAAAGAGAATCCCATTGAGCAACTGACTCCTGTTGTCGAAAAAAGTGATATTTTAAAGATGCAAGAAAAATATACCGGTGTATTTATAAGTGAGGATATAAAAAAGTACATTGTAAAAATTGTTCAGCATACTAGAAAACATAAGCTGATTTCTTTAGGAGTTAGTCCAAGAGGTTCGCTGGCGCTATTTAAAGCTGTTCAAGCTTATGCTGTGATAAACGGAAGGGACTATGTGTTGCCCGATGATGTGCAAAAAATGGCTATGCCTATTTTAGGTCATAGAGTTGTAACGGCGGGATTAAATAAATTAAAGGGAGAAGACAGCATAAGCGTAATGCAAAATGTAGTTCAAGAGATACAAGCTCCTGTGGAAAAGCAAGTTGTGAGCGGGTGA